A stretch of the Theileria equi strain WA chromosome 1, complete sequence genome encodes the following:
- a CDS encoding signal peptide-containing protein (encoded by transcript BEWA_026620A) produces MKTFLAISVTLLVGFCDAGCCGCVGKPQYGFVLVTPYALDLSKINADTVSTSSGKSGTVSYNVYSAQPGVKIASVSDGKTEIWKAKEGETCKTVSESTTLIPKILAICIGKDGEVNLECFEKVGEEWKSITEKEFTNRIKGTTSKPHTI; encoded by the coding sequence ATGAAGACCTTCTTGGCAATATCCGTGACCTTGTTGGTTGGATTCTGTGACGCAGGATGTTGTGGTTGTGTTGGGAAGCCTCAATATGGATTTGTACTAGTAACACCTTATGCATTAGATTTATCGAAAATTAACGCAGACACGGTATCTACATCCTCTGGAAAATCAGGAACAGTCTCATATAATGTATATTCGGCGCAACCAGGTGTCAAAATAGCTTCTGTATCAGATGGTAAAACTGAAATTTGGAAGGCCAAAGAGGGTGAAACTTGCAAAACTGTAAGTGAATCCACCACTTTAATCCCAAAGATCCTTGCAATATGTATAGGGAAGGACGGTGAAGTTAATCTAGAGTGTTTTGAGAAGGTTGgtgaagaatggaagagtattACAGAAAAAGAGTTTACAAATAGAATCAAGGGAACGACTAGTAAACCTCATACAATATAg
- a CDS encoding hypothetical protein (encoded by transcript BEWA_026630A) — protein MRLIILLPIIATVKLCSAIWPWRLSSSGSYDFENPESSEIEGTPGTLTLLEDSDNNVFEGEGASGGAHTSRDSQDDACTEERRFRVPPVNLTSPITIELANPDDEYVKTCQKERDGILYQGFKSKDPYYFSSIRERGVEVWRARNAERCTLIKLYTKGDLSMMYLNINEFQDFTPLHLENAGDGWRVVDKEEFLRTFNSLRGDSADSPTS, from the coding sequence ATGAGACTCATCATTCTATTGCCCATTATTGCCACCGTTAAACTCTGCAGTGCGATCTGGCCGTGGCGCCTGAGTAGCAGTGGAAGTTACGATTTCGAAAACCCAGAGTCTTCAGAAATAGAGGGTACTCCTGGTACACTTACGCTGCTTGAAGATTCAGACAATAATGTATTTGAGGGCGAGGGAGCCTCCGGAGGAGCCCACACCTCAAGGGATTCCCAAGATGATGCATGCACGGAGGAACGACGTTTCCGTGTTCCACCAGTTAATCTGACAAGTCCCATCACTATAGAACTTGCGAATCCTGACGATGAGTACGTTAAAACTTGTCAGAAGGAGAGAGACGGTATACTGTACCAGGGCTTCAAGTCTAAGGATCCCTATTACTTTTCGTCAATTCGCGAAAGAGGAGTAGAAGTCTGGAGAGCCAGAAACGCTGAAAGGTGTACACTGATCAAGCTATACACAAAAGGCGATCTCTCGATGATGTACCTCAACATTAATGAGTTTCAAGACTTTACTCCACTACACCTCGAGAATGCCGGTGACGGATGGAGAGTAGTTGACAAAGAGGAGTTTTTAAGGACATTCAATAGTTTGAGGGGAGATTCAGCTGATTCTCCTACTAGTTAA
- a CDS encoding hypothetical protein (encoded by transcript BEWA_026640A): MSSKYVDIRNKCPNDEIGKVSPCQDDRRIEAIRKSLNGTDYECCTHTGSRFVLLINLNYGGKRLKIEKGGVYAQFNARHIVVSEVTIYYHEQYGSNGDHITKPLILRVKSPIRGYTWYENTGNGVTWRPINGTGKFPKGNTDPASTDFIQRLKDLTCTLHHRHRVNIGEDYKDKGDFYSCDLCSKAKVAVQQGQSVDGIYTKFVHTPHYYTTDEKYYIAYNDILIKFQGSGVRSNLISVSKKDCTSLSVYYWIGDEHLDNPLLIEVKLSKGESSWYENIGEYGTTKHDIWRKLGEQEAGKLSSSVGELKAKLDRLSCIFNETVKIQLGKHSVCHNSRYGGHMDRLNTFYNGMVDSSLKLSAYVYTPNKDSGSCSFHVVEILLAEKKQNFPGGTSFFKDVTKITAYASSCDSSQPFLLCIKSGNSSEKWYKRTSTYAWKDCDDIKDQFGEIFSEARDTLGIQACPSYKPPKKGVQIKITEKPTGDGVATMYYDSSSGNTPIFVTKDANNLPHGFFRITHRVSTETGSFTVSNTLGNGDGIREGTTAKPIEGVQYVEVYFGNSRSDIPILIAVNKASNGNFQYYSRAEDTKTGKGIWVQRYYKSLSPAYLDEMLDDQNCTRNGAIPVDLKYPSDLKLFYTDINNRIGTSPHLKTKFVRKSVTSPDLPQGAKKDYEVETYNINTVISRLTYGGTETIGIDLPGDNVSELRIYKWSKDLKNIPLLVEFISSGQSSWYENLGQESFTWRVIRENEATNFYELSGFPSKLDPEFAKKLHSISCKIHHTVKIDISKNSGRYCHGKCTYKRIKVEKEDTLFEDYICYEHTSRVDNEKFMVTAITNNGQKQNVDGLPLINVNRVTVYFSNCSLKTPVMIYIEHGVKGNGRGDSKWLKNEGEQNWKDVSQNIPVDGKDGTTMTESIKRILEEVKTSLKICSGILDTAKSLQPDLLARAEKENEKDDYDDKDESEDEDEEYESPVSSQLPAALSQTAPSGPPTSETPRHTDNQAAGTQSGSSAEGTPGRVSQTAPPAATVLNFTVPTEDITPKPPNHANAAAQSTSVPGLGTRPPGSLDSPGGTPSWKVSLGSGIATGILGTSALACFAGWKLYNRYKGDPWVRQI, encoded by the coding sequence atgtcTTCCAAATACGTAGATATAAGGAACAAATGTCCCAATGACGAAATTGGTAAGGTATCTCCCTGTCAGGATGATCGTCGAATCGAAGCCATAAGGAAAAGTCTTAACGGTACAGATTACGAATGTTGCACTCACACCGGAAGCCGTTTTGTATTACTAATCAATCTTAACTATGGCGGTAAACGTCTTAAAATAGAAAAGGGTGGAGTCTATGCTCAATTTAATGCTAGACATATAGTGGTATCGGAAGTAACAATCTACTACCACGAACAGTATGGAAGTAACGGAGATCACATAACAAAACCTCTTATCCTCAGAGTAAAAAGTCCTATCAGAGGGTATACTTGGTATGAGAATACTGGAAACGGTGTAACATGGAGACCAATAAATGGTACAGGTAAGTTTCCTAAAGGTAATACAGATCCCGCCAGTACTGACTTCATACAGAGGCTAAAGGATCTCACTTGTACTCTTCACCATCGTCACAGGGTTAACATAGGTGAGGATTATAAGGACAAGGGAGATTTTTATAGTTGCGATCTCTGTAGTAAGGCAAAGGTTGCCGTTCAGCAAGGACAGTCAGTTGACGGAATTTACACTAAATTTGTGCATACCCCTCATTATTATACTACAGATGAAAAATACTATATAGCTTATAATGATATTCTGATAAAATTCCAGGGATCCGGTGTTAGGTCTAACCTGATATCAGTTAGTAAAAAGGACTGTACTAGCCTCTCAGTATATTATTGGATAGGAGATGAACATCTTGACAACCCATTATTGATAGAGGTTAAATTATCGAAAGGAGAATCTAGCtggtatgagaatataGGGGAATATGGTACTACAAAGCATGATATATGGAGGAAATTGGGAGAACAAGAAGCTGGAAAGTTATCTTCTTCTGTAGGAGAGCTTAAGGCAAAACTTGATCGTCTTAGCTGCATATTTAATGAGACGGTTAAGATACAGTTGGGAAAGCATTCTGTATGTCATAATTCCCGGTATGGTGGACATATGGACAGATTAAACACTTTTTATAATGGAATGGTAGATAGTAGCCTTAAACTTTCAGCCTATGTCTACACACCGAATAAAGACTCTGGAAGTTGTTCATTCCATGTGGTAGAGATCCTTCTTGCAgaaaagaaacaaaatttCCCGGGAGGTacttcattctttaaagATGTTACAAAAATTACCGCGTATGCTTCGTCTTGTGATTCCTCTCAACCATTCCTGCTTTGTATAAAATCTGGGAATAGTAGTGAGAAGTGGTACAAGAGAACAAGCACTTATGCATGGAAGGACTGTGATGATATTAAGGACCAATTTGGAGAAATTTTTTCAGAGGCTAGGGATACTCTTGGGATACAGGCATGTCCCAGTTATAAACCTCCAAAAAAAGGTGTCCAGATAAAGATTACAGAGAAGCCAACTGGCGATGGAGTTGCAACCATGTATTATGACTCAAGTTCTGGTAATACTCCAATTTTTGTTACCAAGGATGCTAACAACCTCCCACATGGTTTTTTCAGAATTACTCACCGGGTaagtactgaaacaggaTCTTTTACAGTAAGTAATACACTCGGTAATGGAGATGGTATAAGAGAAGGAACAACAGCAAAACCCATAGAAGGTGTCCAGTATGTGGAAGTATACTTTGGAAATTCTAGGTCTGATATACCAATCCTTATTGCTGTTAATAAGGCTTCAAATGGTAATTTCCAATACTATTCTCGTGCAGAAGACACTAAAACAGGAAAGGGCATTTGGGTACAGCGTTACTACAAGAGCCTATCACCTGCTTATCTGGATGAAATGCTTGATGATCAAAACTGCACAAGGAATGGTGCTATCCCGGTTGACCTTAAATATCCTTCTGACCTCAAATTATTTTATACTGATATTAATAATAGGATTGGTACTAGTCCACACCTAAAgacaaaatttgtaaggaAGTCCGTAACTTCACCAGATCTTCCTCAAGGGGCTAAAAAGGACTATGAAGTAGAAACCTACAATATAAATACTGTAATATCCAGACTTACATATGGTGGGACAGAGACTATTGGTATCGATCTTCCAGGAGACAATGTTTCTGAGCTGAGAATATATAAGTGGAGTAAAGATCTCAAGAATATACCACTACTTGTGGAGTTCATTAGTAGTGGTCAATCATCCtggtatgagaatcttggtcAAGAGAGTTTTACCTGGCGAGTTATTAGAGAGAATGAAGCTACAAATTTTTATGAACTTAGTGGTTTTCCATCCAAACTTGACCCTGAGTTTGCTAAGAAGCTTCACTCCATAAGTTGCAAGATCCATCATACAGTTAAGATTGATATATCTAAGAATAGTGGAAGGTATTGTCATGGAAAATGTACttacaagagaataaaggTTGAGAAGGAGGATACACTGTTCGAGGATTATATATGCTATGAGCACACCTCTAGAGTTGATAATGAGAAATTTATGGTAACTGCCATAACAAATAATGGTcagaaacaaaatgtgGATGGACTTCCCCTTATAAATGTTAATAGAGTTACCGTTTACTTCTCCAACTGCAGTCTAAAGACCCCTGTTATGATATATATTGAACATGGAGTTAAAGGAAATGGTAGAGGAGACAGTAAGTGGCTTAAGAATGAGGGTGAACAAAATTGGAAGGATGTTAGCCAAAATATCCCagttgatggaaaagatggTACTACCATGACAGAATCAATTAAAAGGATTCTAGAAGAGGTCAAAACTAGCCTAAAAATATGCTCAGGGATCCTTGATACTGCTAAATCATTACAACCGGATCTACTAGCACGCGCTGaaaaagagaatgaaaaggatgattACGACGACAAAGATgaatctgaggatgaagacGAAGAATATGAATCTCCTGTATCTTCCCAACTACCTGCTGCTCTTTCTCAAACCGCTCCTTCAGGTCCTCCCACTTCTGAAACTCCTCGACATACTGACAACCAAGCTGCTGGTACTCAATCTGGTTCTTCTGCTGAAGGAACCCCTGGTAGAGTTTCTCAAACTGCTCCACCTGCTGCTACTGTTCTTAACTTTACTGTACCTACAGAAGATATCACCCCTAAACCTCCTAATCATGCTAATGCTGCTGCTCAATCAACCTCAGTCCCTGGTCTTGGAACTCGCCCTCCAGGCTCTCTAGACTCTCCTGGTGGAACCCCTTCTTGGAAAGTAAGTCTCGGATCAGGTATTGCTACAGGCATTCTtggtacttctgccttggcttgttttgctggatggaaactttataatcgctataaaggagacccttgggttagacagatttaa
- a CDS encoding hypothetical protein (encoded by transcript BEWA_026650A), which translates to MTTGSNAPYNEQQNFPVINSAIYMIIKTDTLIENLEQSIAQDSPGNTTGRLKPRAHIHCANIKDSYNAHEIHKPLRKRRGYLEIRTRGSAEWMKWAFTGICSEDYDGRIACMKVDTM; encoded by the coding sequence ATGACCACAGGATCAAATGCTCCATATAACGAACAACAGAATTTCCCAGTTATAAATTCCGCCATATACATGATCATAAAAACAGACACTCTGATAGAAAATCTGGAACAGAGCATCGCACAAGACTCTCCGGGGAACACTACCGGGAGATTAAAGCCCAGGGCGCATATCCATTGCGCAAACATCAAAGATTCATACAATGCACATGAGATCCATAAACCACTAAGGAAACGCAGAGGATACCTTGAGATCCGTACAAGAGGATCAGCAGAGTGGATGAAATGGGCGTTCACTGGCATATGTTCAGAGGATTACGATGGGAGAATTGCATGCATGAAAGTAGACACCATGTAA
- a CDS encoding hypothetical protein (encoded by transcript BEWA_026660A) has product MEDGETFPNVGITNIVFSDSSSDLSSPQEVGENTTPVAITVPYIDQSGGQYSSPGLGGESWMNNIYRGYSGSPFIIYGGDFVVYDAAGYEEYRVTAPGVEIIEESPSYNTSTGNERQPICVEMEAPIYTKSGNLDGTLSGSGEGHSDNFELSYNTSSNITYGANAIIDEDYGTGGHVIHGNADLILELIESSPYDSLSGTNALNVTEEENSPPVLDIHPSTNKYKVTREKALYGSEGSSQYINLEYAHSSSEVMAGNSIVEEIYDTAEYKEHGYVSSIAEIEEISSTSCDLYGTSDDECSTSFTDFESKNIRIESGENNLGNSPQAGKLSGLYGESSYSTVHFNDYQIDFYSYGNDIILGSHSPIYSTDGMEKNPYSVEEYLPGENDDLVDIHIESALPKESGAPYTPTLPVCTAEPPITCCWWWYHLLWVIIVLLVIILVCVLCRRSRKVLIVKV; this is encoded by the coding sequence AtggaagatggagaaactTTCCCTAATGTTGGAATTACGAATATCGTATTTTCTGATTCATCTTCAGACCTATCAAGTCCCCAAGAAGTGGGTGAAAATACTACTCCTGTTGCTATAACTGTACCGTATATAGACCAAAGTGGAGGACAATATAGTTCACCTGGGCTAGGAGGAGAATCCTGGATGAACAACATTTATAGAGGATATTCTGGTTCGccttttatcatttatgGTGGAGATTTCGTCGTTTATGATGCAGCAGGATATGAAGAGTATAGAGTTACTGCCCCTGGTGTTGAAATaattgaagaatctccatcCTATAACACGTCAACAGGAAATGAGAGACAACCTATTTGTGTAGAGATGGAAGCCCCTATATACacaaaatctggaaatctAGATGGAACACTCTCTGGATCTGGCGAGGGGCATTCAGATAATTTTGAATTAAGCTATAATACTTCGTCGAACATTACGTATGGTGCTAACGCTATTATTGACGAAGATTACGGTACAGGGGGACATGTTATACATGGAAATGCTGATCTTATTTTGGAACTTATTGAATCATCACCCTATGACTCATTGTCCGGAACGAATGCATTAAATGTgactgaagaagaaaattctcCTCCAGTTTTGGATATACATCCTTCTACAAACAAGTACAAAGTCACGAGAGAAAAGGCATTGTATGGATCAGAAGGGTCCTCACAATATATTAATCTGGAATATGCTCATTCTTCATCTGAGGTTATGGCTGGAAATAGTATTGTTGAGGAGATTTACGATACAGCGGAATATAAGGAACATGGATATGTTTCTTCTATAGCAGAAATAGAGGAGATATCTTCTACATCATGTGATTTATATGGCACCTCAGATGATGAATGCTCCACATcatttacagattttgAATCCAAAAACATACGGATAGAATCTGGAGAGAATAACCTAGGTAATTCGCCTCAAGCCGGAAAACTATCTGGACTGTATGGAGAGTCTTCGTATTCAACCGTTCATTTCAATGATTACCAGATCGATTTTTATTcatatggaaatgataTAATCTTAGGTAGTCATAGCCCGATCTATTCCACTGatggaatggaaaaaaatCCCTATTCTGTTGAAGAGTATCTACCAGGGGAAAATGATGATCTTGTGGATATACACATCGAAAGTGCCTTACCAAAGGAATCCGGCGCACCTTATACCCCAACGCTTCCTGTATGTACTGCAGAGCCACCCATTACTTGCTGTTGGTGGTGGTATCATCTTTTATGGGTCATAATAGTTTTACTTGTTATTATTCTGGTATGCGTTTTGTGTAGAAGATCAAGAAAAGTCTTGATTGTCAAGGTATAG
- a CDS encoding hypothetical protein (encoded by transcript BEWA_026670A), which produces MGNSNGVLVSVDVGIHPGTGGRAVTNNKGVYTYTYKDRTITISEERRDTLPGYKAIKHQKTVGESCSLYQGATEFHGFVDLKSYGDIYAYFWQGDDDYKVPLVIQLGDADNYYISDVNSTTWRRAYGITFRTLKNDTLKNLLDRENCKKNRAHVMEISKGKEGPYKCSLPTCDKEIVEVSFNKPLPYAHSVKVMGSSITRFENENKSQKGLPFPKKVNYVYVYFDLQKCEMPLLICIDPLNMENKWQGYTGCKWYQRDKVDTNAWIQVNNKPTSPNDSTRILEILKEYLPNILSKIEHVQRAEKSSNLETTPVINPDFTLDIAHLPHLKFKDPEEILDIPGYSYPLDYRDIYPSSIPDERSSGGKIVTQTDVILDIPELYETSAEDPVFPMDTTLGSVTPYESWTENFEVVLCDRSSPDHKVTVDFGPSDSFEVF; this is translated from the coding sequence ATGGGAAACTCTAACGGTGTCCTCGTAAGTGTAGATGTAGGAATACATCCGGGAACGGGAGGTAGAGCCGTTACCAATAACAAGGGAGTTTACACATATACTTATAAGGATAGAACTATAACAATTTCGGAGGAAAGGCGTGATACCCTTCCTGGGTACAAGGCAATAAAGCACCAGAAGACTGTGGGTGAATCTTGCAGTCTTTATCAGGGAGCAACAGAATTTCATGGATTTGTAGATTTGAAAAGCTATGGTGATATCTACGCTTACTTTTGGCAAGGTGATGATGATTATAAAGTACCTTTGGTTATCCAACTTGGAGATGCAGATAACTACTACATTAGTGATGTTAACAGTACGACATGGAGAAGGGCGTATGGCATCACCTTTAGAACCTTGAAAAATGATACACTCAAGAATTTACTTGACAGGGAAAACTGTAAGAAAAACAGAGCCCATGTTATGGAGATTTCCAAGGGGAAGGAAGGACCGTATAAATGTTCACTACCTACTTGTGACAAGGAAATTGTCGAGGTCTCATTTAACAAACCATTACCATATGCACATTCAGTAAAAGTCATGGGTAGTTCCATAACTAGgtttgaaaatgaaaataaatCACAGAAGGGATTACCATTTCCAAAGAAGGTGAATTATGTatatgtatattttgaCCTCCAAAAATGTGAGATGCCACTTCTCATTTGCATAGACCCTCTTAACATGGAAAATAAGTGGCAAGGATACACAGGCTGTAAATGGTACCAAAGAGATAAGGTAGATACTAATGCTTGGATACAAGTTAATAATAAACCGACAAGTCCAAATGACTCCACTAGGATACTGGAAATTCTCAAGGAATATCTTCCAAATATCCTGTCAAAAATAGAACACGTTCAAAGAGCAGAGAAATCTTCCAATCTGGAGACTACTCCAGTGATTAATCCAGATTTCACCCTTGATATTGctcatcttcctcatcttaaatttaaagatcCTGAGGAAATTTTAGATATACCAGGATATTCTTATCCTCTGGACTATAGAGATATTTATCCATCTTCGATACCCGATGAGAGATCTTCTGGTGGCAAGATAGTAACGCAAACAGATGTGATTTTAGATATTCCGGAATTATATGAAACATCGGCTGAAGATCCAGTTTTTCCAATGGATACAACTCTAGGATCTGTTACTCCATATGAATCTTGGACAGAGAACTTTGAAGTAGTTTTATGTGATAGGAGTTCCCCGGATCACAAAGTTACCGTTGATTTTGGACCAAGTGATTCCTTTGAAGTATtttaa
- a CDS encoding DNA-directed RNA polymerase I, putative (encoded by transcript BEWA_026680A) yields MPNFVYLDASGIKYSYDKFTDQNAPSVLEEIKNVKIRFIKNTKFHSVVEFEGLNVSIANALRRILIAEIPTLAIETVEIRQNTGVVQDELLAHRLGLVPFNVDPEDFSYKNHESLGDKNSLCFKLSAKCLRSDSQGRNTLSLYAKDLVWHPFNEAQKLKFQDDPPRPIHGDILLTKLAGGQELDLTAYLEKGIGKTHSKWSPVSTAVYRFKPEITFSEEFPLSKSDKEELCELCPMDVFSMKKGDICIEDTLSCTSCRACVERFPKSVIVKKLNNHIIFSIESTGAVPSATLLLRAIEVLKNKSIRLMNRISELG; encoded by the exons ATGCCAAATTTCGTCTATTTGGACGCTTCCGGCATTAAATACTCCTACGACAAGTTCACTGACCAGAATGCGCCATCAGTTTTGGAGGAAatcaaaaatgtcaagattCGGTTCATTAAAAACACAAAATTCCACTCGGTTGTTGAGTTTGAGGGCCTAAATGTCTCAATTGCCAACGCTCTTCGCAGAATTTTAATCGCAGAGATTCCGACGCTTGCCATCGAGACCGTCGAG ATTAGGCAAAACACTGGCGTCGTTCAGGATGAATTACTGGCGCATAGACTCGGTCTTGTGCCATTTAACGTCGACCCTGAAGACTTTTCATACAAGA ATCACGAAAGTTTGGGGGACAAGAATAGCCTGTGCTTCAAGCTCAGCGCAAAGTGCCTTCGGTCAGACTCTCAAGGGAGGAATACGCTTTCGT TATACGCAAAAGACTTGGTATGGCATCCCTTCAACGAGGCTCAAAAGTTAAAATTCCAGGACGACCCTCCTAGACCGATTCACGGTGATATACTCTTGACAAAATTGGCTGGTGGTCAG GAGCTGGATTTGACTGCATACCTTGAGAAGGGTATCGGTAAGACACATTCAAAGTGGTCCCCTGTGAGCACGGCGGTATACCGATTTAAACCAGAAATAACATTTTCTGAGGAGTTTCCTCTGAGCAAGAGTGATAAGGAGGAATTGTGTGAATTGTGTCCAATGGACGTTTTTTCAATGAAGAAGG GTGACATTTGTATTGAAGACACCTTGAGCTGTACCTCTTGCAGAGCATGTGTGGAGAGATTCCCAAAGAGCGTAATCGTGAAAAAGCTGAATAACCACATCATTT TCTCTATAGAGTCTACCGGGGCCGTACCGAGTGCTACACTCCTGCTGAGGGCCATTGAAGTACTCAAGAACAAATCAATTAGACTCATGAATAGGATTAGCGAGTTGGGATAA
- a CDS encoding hypothetical protein (encoded by transcript BEWA_026690A), which yields MHAMTKFSLDISSVKETDSCKIVTHEQGDIETRLYSSTSGNAIEKIVDGDLEVCKMDKDQLCTLCELYIKDKYALLMLLIKRAQSFSFSRFEKRGRQWEWIDHRMFESRVYNLRK from the coding sequence ATGCATGCCATGACCAAATTCTCTCTGGACATTTCCTCTGTCAAGGAGACTGATAGTTGTAAAATAGTAACGCACGAACAGGGCGATATCGAAACTCGCTTGTATTCTTCCACATCTGGCAACGCTATTGAGAAGATCGTAGACGGGGATTTAGAGGTTTGCAAAATGGACAAGGACCAGTTATGTACCCTATGTGAGCTTTACATCAAGGACAAGTATGCACTCTTGATGTTACTCATCAAAAGAGCCCAAagcttttccttttccCGCTTCGAGAAAAGGGGAAGACAGTGGGAATGGATAGATCATAGAATGTTTGAAAGCAGAGTTTATAACCTGAGGAAATAA